The nucleotide sequence AGTTGGCCACAGTATGGCTTCAATCACCCATTAAGTCAAAGACAAAAATATACAGTAGCCAACGCTCACAGGCACTGTGATTCCGTATTCGTCCGTCGGAGAGTTCGCGACGACGCTGTTGCAGTATCTGGCAGTACTCGGCGTTGTTGCCCTCGGGTGTCTCCCGTCACTCACGGTGTCGGACTTTCGTGCCCGACTCGATAGCTGGCCAACTGACCGATTCCCGGTGAACTATTTGCTACTGGTCGGGGTTATCGCACTCGGTCAGGGGGTCGCCATCGTTGCTGGCTGGCAGGTGCTTCACGTCGGGTCCACGCAGAGCGATCCGCAGTTTCGGGAATTTCGACTCGTCGCGGTGCTCATAGCCTATCCAATAGCGGTGTGGGGCCTTGGAACGATAGGTGTTCGTCTGTATTGTTGGCAACGATCGATGGAGCAGTGGTTGACGCTTCGGACTATCGCCGGCCTCGGAGTCGCTGCTGGGATGTACATTGTAACGCTCATCGGAGCAGCAATCGTCCTCTTTATAGCCGCGCTCTTTTTCGCGTTACCGACCTGAAACCGCCGGTTCGGACTTCACGATAGTTCTTCGGGTCAAGGATGTCCGAACATACGACCCCGTGACAGGAGGTGAAACGTATCGTGGTAGACGGCGAGGAACGATTCTATCTGAGTTCGAAGACGCCCATCTACGATATCGGTACCCATTCGGATCCGGACGACCCCGTTGCCATCTTTGGGGTTGCAAGCGACATCACCGAGCGCAAGGAACGTGCGCAGGAAATCACTCGCCTGAACCACCTCCATCAAACCGTCCTCTCGAATATCCGGGAAACTGTCGTCGTCACCGACGACGACGGCCAGTTCACGTACATCTGCCCGGAACTTCTACTATGAGGTCTGCTGAATACAGCGCGCGAATACAGCACGACGACGTTTCCCGATCGAGTTCACTCACTACGGATTGTGCGGTTGTGCTATTTCCCCGTCAAATGCGCTGCTCGTGACGAGCGTTTCATACCCGAATGCCAAAGGTCAACCGTCGCTCTCCCGTACCGTCAGTTAGTGAGCGAGTCACAAGACACGTCCGCGAGGCCAAAAATATCAGTTGCAGTGGTAGACGAGTCACACACGAACGAAATCCCCGACAATATTGACTCGGAACTGTATACGACAACGAGACCGGAGTCATCGTTGGTCGAGTTCGATGCTGATCCCGACGGTGAGCTGGCAGAGGCACTCAGGCGGAACGGGTTCGACGTGTGAACTAATCCACTAGTGATCGCCCGTTCTGTTGAAACCCTCACTGAGCGCTATGTTTGAGGAGCTGTGCTGAACAGAGGACGCGTATCTCGTACAACGCCTCCTCAAGATAGTGCGACTGGATGGTCACTACAAAATGTTCAAATCCCGAATTACCTGGACGACAGCCACCCAATAATAACCGGAGAATGCGGTCCGTCTCAATCACTCGTTCAAAGACAAGGTACGGTGGCTCGTCGATATGATCGACCGATCGAACCTGTTGGTTAGTGGATTCGCGCTGTACACCGGTGGGTTCCCCGGTGTCGCCCTCGCTCACTCTCCGCCAGTGCCGATCGGTGCCTTGTTCGTGTTCGGTGCTGGCAGTGGTCCGGTAACGCCGACGCTATTTGCGGGCCGGAGTATGCTTGCGCCCGACAACCTCCGCGCTGGCGTGATGAGTTTCCGGACGACGACCATCGGCATCAGCCAGGTCGTCGGACCGGTGGCGTTCACACTCGCCGGCGGTGCCATCGGGTACCAATCGACGCTTCTCGGTGCCAGGTCGGGGCCACCCTCTTCACTGCCGTGCTCGCGATAGTTCCCCTCGAGCCCTGAACCGGCATGTGGCTGGCAGCCAGTCACATTGCTTGCCGTTCTTCTCGCCCGAGAGTTCGCGGGACAGTGTGCGCCGCCACTTGGAGTCTCGTCTGGTGTGCTGATACAGGGTTTCTCAAACGAGTTTCACCACGTATGTTGTTTCTATCAGTAGGCGTCGCCCCACGTTACCGAAACGACCGGTTACGGTCGCCATCCGCATCCGCACCCTTGGCAGGAGGTGAATTTCAGTTCACAGAGACGATAAGTGGGATGGAGGCCTCCATTCGTGTGAAGCGAGATGACCCGAGATACCCAGGTAGTGGCCGTCTGTGGAAGTTTAGCCGCCGAGAGCGTGACTCGCGTCGCGCTTCGGGAGACCTTACAGGCAGCACAGGCCGCGGGTGCACAGACCACGCTCGTCGATCTCCGGGAGTACGACCTCCCGACGTTCGACGCCGACAATCAGGATGCCGGTGACGCCCCGGCACTGCGAGCCCAGTTGCGGCAGGCAGATGCGATCGTGCTGGGAACGCCGATGTACCATGGCTCGTTCAGCTCCCCGCTCAAGACGGCACTGGATTATAGCGGCTTCGACGAGTTCGAGGACACGACTGTGGGGTTGTTGGCCGTCTCCGGCGGGTCCTTCCCGACGACCGCGCTGGAGCATCTTCGATCGGTGGCCCGAGCACTCGACGCGTGGCCGCTGCCTCTCGACGTAGCCATTCCCGACTCATACGAACAGGTCGTCGATGGCGAACTCGTCGAGGAGTCACTGCGAGAGCGAGTCGACGAACTCGGCACGAAACTCGTCGAGTACGCCGACGTTGCACAGTACCCTGCCACCGCATCCACCTGCCAAGCCCAGCCCCACGCAGATTAACACTCGTGTCAACCACGACCACTCGTCGAGAGGAAGTACGGTCGAAAAACGTCGAAGCGTGCCCAGTCGTCCAGACGCTGGAGGCCGTTGGGACGCCCTGACGGCTCCAGATCCTGTACGCGCTCCGTGACCCGGAACTGCGGTTCGACGAGCTCAAACGCGCCACCGGTGGCCGATCGAAGACCGTGTCCGACGCGCTCGATGTCCTCTCGGAAAACGATCTCATCACGCGACGAACCGAGGAGGCAGCCCCTATCGCCGTCTACTATCGGCTCACCGAGAAGGGCGAGACACTCGTCAGCCGACTCGACGACGTGAGCCAGTGGGCCGTCGAGTGGATGGACGCCGTGGACGATCCCGACGACTTCAGGAGGCGGCTCCGGTAATACCGAAGGAACGCTGACAGCGCACCGTCACCGCCGGTTCGTCTCTCGAGAACCCGAGAATTATCTGGGTGGGTACAGAACGGTTGGATGTATGACGGGGGCGAGTGGCGAGTTCCCGGCTGAAATCGATCCACAGGACGCGTTTCAGTTGTTCAGCCATGAGTTGCGCCTCGAAATCCTGTTCGCCCTCTGGGAGGCCCCGGAATATGCGCTGGCCTTTTCGGAGATTCAGGACGCTGTCGATGAACGGGATTCGGGCAAATTCACCTACCATCTCGAACAACTCACCGAGCAATTCGTCAAAGAGATCGAGGGA is from Haloplanus salinarum and encodes:
- a CDS encoding winged helix-turn-helix transcriptional regulator, which translates into the protein MYALRDPELRFDELKRATGGRSKTVSDALDVLSENDLITRRTEEAAPIAVYYRLTEKGETLVSRLDDVSQWAVEWMDAVDDPDDFRRRLR
- a CDS encoding NADPH-dependent FMN reductase — its product is MTRDTQVVAVCGSLAAESVTRVALRETLQAAQAAGAQTTLVDLREYDLPTFDADNQDAGDAPALRAQLRQADAIVLGTPMYHGSFSSPLKTALDYSGFDEFEDTTVGLLAVSGGSFPTTALEHLRSVARALDAWPLPLDVAIPDSYEQVVDGELVEESLRERVDELGTKLVEYADVAQYPATASTCQAQPHAD